The following are encoded together in the Chloroflexota bacterium genome:
- a CDS encoding ATP-binding protein: MSSVLPKSIPPPPRSIAETDLSLEFLCDLVIKTIHTHSVLTGQEVADSLKLPFPNIIEKVLDHLRHGRLLDVKGSEGLAESSRQYVVARLGSARVRELMDLSQYVGPAPVSLDAYVKMVNTQARARKEITTAALRTALAQLVLSDTLIEQLGPAVNAVKSVFLFGNTGNGKTSIGLNLGTLLPGTIWVPYTLNVQGQIVKIFDPLRHRVVSSTLRDDALPSQKSLLSRLDRAHAEGEDAVPIILAGQRYDERWVLIRRPLIVGGGEMTLQNLDLIFDPQLKYYEAPQQLKANGGVFLLDDLGRQSVSPREILNRWIVPLEKRVDYLKLRTGHKFQVPFEVLVIFATNLNPADLIDESFLRRIRSKIHVADPTWDQFREIFKREADKRQIPYSEDVFQHLVMEYYLKPKRTPRGAHPRDLLDALVDIARFRQVAPTMSNTLIDAACESYLLKEPQETTG; this comes from the coding sequence ATGAGTTCCGTTTTACCGAAAAGCATTCCACCTCCACCCCGCTCGATCGCGGAAACCGATTTGAGTCTGGAATTTCTATGCGACTTGGTCATCAAGACGATCCACACGCATAGTGTCTTGACCGGTCAGGAGGTAGCGGACTCGCTCAAGTTGCCGTTCCCAAACATTATCGAAAAGGTGCTGGATCACCTTCGGCATGGACGTTTGCTCGACGTGAAAGGATCCGAAGGACTAGCCGAGTCCTCGCGGCAATACGTCGTTGCGCGCTTGGGCAGCGCGCGCGTTCGCGAGTTGATGGATCTGAGTCAGTATGTCGGACCCGCGCCGGTGAGTCTCGACGCGTACGTGAAAATGGTGAACACGCAAGCTCGCGCGCGCAAAGAAATCACGACCGCCGCGCTCAGGACGGCGCTCGCGCAACTCGTGCTCAGTGATACACTCATCGAGCAATTGGGTCCCGCGGTCAATGCCGTCAAATCGGTGTTCTTGTTTGGCAACACCGGGAATGGCAAGACTTCGATTGGGCTGAATCTCGGCACGCTCTTGCCGGGAACGATCTGGGTGCCGTACACGCTAAACGTGCAAGGACAGATCGTCAAAATCTTTGATCCGTTGCGCCATCGCGTCGTTTCAAGCACGTTGAGAGATGACGCACTGCCGAGTCAGAAAAGTTTGTTAAGCCGACTCGACCGCGCTCACGCGGAAGGCGAAGATGCGGTGCCGATCATCCTCGCCGGGCAACGCTATGATGAACGCTGGGTGCTCATCCGTCGTCCGCTAATCGTCGGCGGCGGCGAGATGACTCTGCAAAATCTCGACCTCATCTTCGATCCACAGTTGAAATACTATGAAGCCCCGCAACAATTGAAAGCGAATGGCGGAGTATTTCTGCTCGATGACCTGGGTCGCCAATCGGTTAGCCCGCGCGAAATCCTCAATCGTTGGATCGTGCCGTTGGAGAAACGGGTGGATTATTTGAAACTCCGAACCGGGCACAAGTTCCAGGTGCCGTTCGAAGTGCTGGTCATTTTTGCGACCAATCTCAATCCCGCCGACCTGATTGACGAATCTTTTCTGCGCCGCATTCGTTCCAAGATTCATGTCGCCGATCCGACCTGGGATCAGTTCCGCGAGATTTTCAAGCGCGAGGCGGACAAGCGACAAATCCCGTACTCGGAAGACGTTTTCCAGCATCTCGTGATGGAGTACTATCTCAAGCCCAAGCGCACCCCGCGCGGCGCGCACCCGCGTGATTTGCTTGACGCGCTCGTGGACATTGCGCGGTTTCGCCAGGTCGCGCCGACCATGTCCAACACATTGATTGACGCGGCGTGCGAATCCTATCTTCTCAAAGAACCCCAAGAGACGACGGGATAA
- a CDS encoding deoxynucleoside kinase, with amino-acid sequence MKQFIAVAGNIGVGKSTLVTMLCERLGWEPCFEGVADNPYLKDFYANMRAWSFHSQIFFLARRLRDLRGLMDFPRTVVQDRSVYEDAEIFAKNLYRQGHIAVREWKTYRELYEALIALLPAPDLVIYLRASVPTLTQRIAQRGREYEKNIATEYLTQLNMLYEEWIQEFDRAPILIVPADRIDFVANGDHLDLIAQKVQEKLRGAQLVLFD; translated from the coding sequence GTGAAACAATTTATTGCCGTCGCGGGAAACATTGGCGTGGGCAAGTCCACGCTCGTGACGATGCTGTGCGAACGCCTCGGCTGGGAGCCGTGTTTCGAAGGCGTCGCGGACAATCCGTACCTCAAAGATTTTTACGCGAACATGCGCGCGTGGTCGTTCCACTCGCAAATTTTTTTCCTCGCGCGGCGCTTGCGCGATTTGCGCGGCTTGATGGATTTTCCGCGCACGGTCGTGCAAGACCGGAGCGTGTACGAAGATGCGGAGATATTCGCCAAGAATTTGTATCGGCAGGGACACATCGCGGTGCGCGAATGGAAAACGTACCGCGAATTGTACGAGGCGCTCATCGCGCTGTTGCCCGCGCCCGACCTGGTGATCTATCTGCGCGCGTCGGTGCCGACGTTGACGCAGCGCATCGCGCAACGCGGGCGCGAGTACGAAAAAAATATCGCGACCGAGTACCTCACGCAACTCAATATGCTCTACGAAGAATGGATCCAGGAGTTTGATCGCGCGCCGATTCTGATCGTCCCGGCGGACCGGATTGATTTTGTCGCGAACGGAGACCACCTGGACTTGATCGCGCAAAAGGTTCAAGAGAAATTGCGCGGCGCTCAACTCGTGTTGTTCGATTAG
- a CDS encoding zinc-binding dehydrogenase: MQAAIFHKRGGVENLKFEDAPTPQVGARDVLVKMRACGLNHLDIFTREGSHGVHTPLPHIGGLEVAGEIAELGAEIRDWQIGDRVLVGSAITCGQCEFCASGHDNICPRRKVIGVNAPGGFAEYICVPASILIPIPDSLSFIQAAASPSAFGTAWHMLVTRAAIQPGEWVLIHAAGSNIGVAGIQIAKHFGCRVIATSSTDEKLAKATELGADFVVNYAETNFQHAVMRITANRGVDVVFEHVGTTTWERSIASLHPTGRLVTCGSTTGRWGNTDVWSVFWKQLTILGSFGWTAKEFFQVWDLVGARVFQPVIDRTFPLVETAAAQQYLIDRKQFGKVLVVD; encoded by the coding sequence ATGCAAGCAGCCATCTTCCACAAACGCGGCGGCGTCGAAAACTTGAAATTCGAAGACGCGCCAACGCCCCAGGTCGGCGCGCGTGACGTGCTCGTCAAAATGCGCGCGTGCGGATTGAATCACCTCGATATATTCACGCGCGAAGGATCGCATGGCGTGCACACGCCCTTGCCGCACATCGGCGGCTTGGAAGTCGCCGGCGAAATCGCGGAACTGGGCGCGGAGATTCGCGATTGGCAGATCGGCGACCGCGTGCTCGTCGGTTCAGCAATCACGTGCGGACAATGCGAATTTTGCGCGAGCGGACACGACAACATCTGCCCGCGCCGCAAAGTCATCGGTGTGAACGCGCCGGGCGGATTCGCCGAGTACATTTGTGTCCCTGCTTCGATCCTCATTCCCATTCCCGACTCACTTTCATTCATTCAAGCCGCCGCGTCGCCGAGCGCGTTCGGGACCGCGTGGCACATGCTCGTCACGCGCGCGGCGATTCAACCGGGCGAATGGGTGCTGATTCACGCGGCGGGCAGTAACATCGGCGTCGCGGGAATTCAAATCGCGAAGCATTTCGGTTGCCGCGTTATCGCCACCTCAAGTACAGACGAAAAACTCGCAAAAGCGACAGAACTCGGTGCGGATTTCGTCGTCAACTACGCGGAGACGAACTTTCAGCACGCGGTAATGCGTATCACTGCGAATCGCGGCGTGGACGTTGTGTTCGAGCACGTCGGCACGACGACCTGGGAACGCAGCATCGCGTCACTGCATCCGACCGGGCGACTCGTGACGTGCGGCAGTACGACCGGACGTTGGGGCAACACGGACGTGTGGAGTGTGTTCTGGAAACAACTCACGATCCTGGGTTCGTTCGGGTGGACGGCAAAGGAATTTTTCCAGGTTTGGGATTTGGTTGGCGCGCGCGTCTTTCAACCGGTGATTGATCGCACGTTTCCGCTTGTCGAAACCGCCGCGGCGCAACAGTACTTGATAGATCGCAAACAATTTGGTAAAGTGTTGGTGGTGGATTGA
- a CDS encoding TIGR02921 family PEP-CTERM protein: MRKVLTVISPRVLGYGLFWSWNIIFVAFMVLGFAPQVLPDLITAVQLGTIPIQFLVFGITLTLIPIVAVILGATRLRRSPGGLVILWYAVQAPLMFMLALRFFLFRDLTPAVAFLMTIATLGMATLLWQILDQNIDARGAVLTHVRVIGLTLLLVIDLYGSLWVAFYTVPVIGESWNILGQILRGIWEALVRFDWRDLLRMGWAAPFAFLGTLLFAYTATLFVGAPIAVPIIAVYAWQRGVRALVARTNALRASALAAVVVVACALIFAQTTQQPQRAVFALLKIAPTNPNEARAMLDQQDAIRAGLLNTYLAQFRYISAVGEVQHIRDLYTSMLKLSPPQTASVEQAYESVARPFLYEPVNPPATDNRVDGRALREEPAQAAKLYRDFFDERIIDGEHDTIANAVRSTWSRTQAEAALQAVDDREILLTRQEITITENNDWADVELYEVYQNQTDMRQEVVYYFSLPESAVVTGVWLGNGTNRATRFAYRVAPRGAAQAVYRNEVRRNMDPALVEQIGPRQYRLRVFPIEPRRWTRERGAMSSTITDGPAMHMWLTYRVLVRENTWALPHLAEKRNVYWDARTTRLVNGMPMNADGETWLPVSIAATPPIKATIHRVDFANGETVIARPVAASELPKLPPTLKLAIVLDRSRSMQKHAAEVKTTLARLAQISGAAMDVYLTSSQYRGETPTRISLRELDVNSITYIGGQNAGELLAQYEQLRAGNAYDAILVITDGSGYELGEPTVKIAVPNAPVWMLHLGGELPLGYDDATLEAIQASGGGAAGDIEDALARIAVGLGRNLVASLGDAPANATADWVDGYAWFTVPARANNSSTAPDGFATFAARRVILDTMYRERASLKQLKTLDHLHALAMQNSIVTPYSSMIVLVNAQQEQLLKKLEQQGDRFDREVEEVGETVPQAASITAVPEPHEWLLLALAAAMLGWYAYKRRGQWAVSSGAVNSSERLL; this comes from the coding sequence ATGAGAAAAGTATTGACGGTGATCAGCCCACGCGTACTCGGGTACGGGTTATTCTGGTCGTGGAACATTATTTTTGTCGCGTTCATGGTGTTGGGGTTTGCGCCGCAAGTGTTGCCCGACCTCATCACGGCGGTGCAACTCGGCACGATCCCGATCCAGTTCCTCGTCTTCGGCATCACGCTTACGCTCATCCCAATTGTCGCGGTGATTCTTGGCGCGACGCGTTTACGCCGTTCGCCGGGCGGTCTTGTCATCTTGTGGTACGCTGTGCAAGCGCCGTTGATGTTCATGCTCGCGCTTCGCTTTTTCCTTTTTCGCGATCTCACGCCCGCCGTCGCGTTTCTGATGACGATTGCGACGCTCGGCATGGCAACGTTGCTGTGGCAAATTCTCGACCAGAACATTGACGCGCGTGGCGCGGTGCTCACACACGTGCGTGTGATCGGCTTGACGCTGTTGCTCGTGATTGATCTGTACGGCAGTCTGTGGGTCGCGTTCTACACCGTGCCGGTCATTGGCGAATCCTGGAACATCCTGGGTCAGATCTTGCGTGGTATCTGGGAAGCGCTTGTGCGTTTCGACTGGCGCGATTTGCTGAGGATGGGTTGGGCAGCGCCGTTCGCCTTCCTGGGTACGCTCTTGTTCGCGTACACCGCGACGTTATTTGTCGGCGCGCCGATTGCCGTGCCGATCATCGCGGTTTATGCGTGGCAGCGCGGCGTGCGTGCCCTCGTCGCGCGCACGAATGCTTTGCGCGCAAGCGCGCTCGCCGCGGTCGTCGTCGTTGCGTGCGCGCTGATTTTCGCGCAGACGACCCAGCAACCGCAACGCGCCGTGTTCGCGCTGTTGAAAATCGCGCCGACGAATCCGAACGAGGCGCGCGCAATGTTGGATCAGCAAGACGCGATTCGCGCCGGCTTGCTCAATACGTATCTCGCCCAGTTCCGGTACATCAGCGCGGTTGGCGAAGTGCAACACATTCGCGATCTGTACACGTCCATGCTCAAACTTTCGCCGCCGCAAACGGCGAGTGTGGAGCAAGCGTACGAATCCGTCGCGCGTCCATTTTTGTACGAGCCGGTCAATCCGCCGGCAACCGACAATCGCGTCGATGGGCGCGCGTTGCGCGAGGAACCCGCGCAAGCCGCGAAACTCTACCGCGATTTTTTCGACGAACGCATCATTGACGGCGAGCATGACACGATTGCGAACGCAGTGCGCTCAACCTGGTCGCGGACGCAAGCCGAAGCCGCGCTCCAGGCGGTGGATGATCGCGAAATTTTATTGACGCGGCAAGAAATCACGATCACTGAAAACAATGATTGGGCGGACGTTGAACTGTACGAGGTCTATCAAAACCAAACGGACATGCGCCAAGAAGTGGTGTACTATTTCAGTCTGCCCGAATCCGCCGTCGTCACCGGCGTGTGGCTCGGCAATGGCACGAATCGTGCGACGCGCTTTGCGTATCGCGTTGCGCCGCGCGGCGCGGCGCAAGCCGTGTACCGCAACGAAGTGCGGCGCAACATGGACCCCGCACTCGTCGAGCAAATCGGTCCGCGCCAGTATCGTCTGCGCGTGTTCCCGATCGAGCCGCGCCGGTGGACGCGCGAACGCGGCGCCATGTCTTCGACGATCACGGACGGTCCGGCAATGCACATGTGGTTGACGTATCGCGTGCTCGTGCGTGAGAATACCTGGGCGTTGCCGCATCTCGCGGAAAAACGCAACGTGTACTGGGATGCGCGCACGACGCGACTCGTGAATGGCATGCCGATGAACGCGGACGGCGAAACCTGGTTGCCTGTGTCCATCGCCGCGACGCCGCCGATCAAAGCGACGATACATCGCGTTGACTTTGCGAACGGTGAAACGGTCATCGCGCGACCGGTCGCGGCGAGCGAATTGCCGAAACTGCCGCCGACGTTGAAACTCGCGATTGTGTTGGATCGTTCGCGCAGTATGCAGAAACACGCGGCGGAAGTGAAAACGACGCTCGCGCGTCTCGCGCAAATTTCCGGCGCGGCGATGGACGTCTATCTCACGTCGTCCCAGTATCGCGGCGAGACGCCAACGCGTATCAGTTTGCGCGAACTCGACGTGAACAGCATCACGTACATCGGCGGACAGAACGCGGGCGAATTGCTCGCGCAGTACGAGCAATTGCGCGCGGGCAACGCGTATGACGCGATTCTCGTCATCACCGATGGCTCGGGGTACGAACTGGGTGAGCCGACCGTCAAGATCGCCGTGCCGAACGCGCCGGTGTGGATGCTTCACCTGGGTGGCGAATTGCCGCTCGGCTACGACGACGCGACGCTCGAAGCGATTCAGGCGAGCGGCGGCGGCGCGGCTGGCGACATCGAGGACGCGCTGGCGCGCATCGCGGTTGGGTTGGGTCGCAATCTCGTCGCGTCGCTCGGCGATGCGCCGGCAAACGCGACGGCGGATTGGGTGGATGGGTACGCCTGGTTCACCGTGCCCGCGCGCGCAAATAATTCGAGCACCGCGCCGGATGGATTCGCAACGTTCGCCGCGCGGCGCGTGATTCTCGACACGATGTATCGCGAACGCGCGTCGCTCAAGCAACTCAAAACGCTCGATCATTTGCACGCGCTCGCGATGCAGAACAGCATCGTCACGCCGTACTCTTCGATGATCGTGCTCGTGAACGCGCAACAGGAACAATTGCTCAAAAAACTGGAACAGCAAGGCGACCGCTTTGATCGCGAGGTGGAAGAGGTGGGCGAGACCGTGCCGCAAGCCGCGAGCATCACCGCGGTGCCTGAGCCGCACGAGTGGCTCTTGCTTGCGCTCGCCGCGGCGATGCTGGGTTGGTACGCGTATAAAAGGCGCGGGCAGTGGGCGGTGAGCAGTGGGGCAGTGAACAGTAGCGAACGCTTGCTGTAA
- the greA gene encoding transcription elongation factor GreA, with protein MAEKPIFLTLEGRTKLEAELEQLKTIRRAEVAERIHSAKEEGDITENSAYDEAKNEQAFVEGRIMTIEQMLKNAVMIDAMRASDQVGIGSYVAVLERGEDDDEMFQIVGSAEADPSRGRISNESPVGRALLGKRVGEEVKVPIPDGVRYLKITEIR; from the coding sequence ATGGCAGAGAAACCCATTTTCCTAACGCTCGAGGGGCGCACGAAACTCGAAGCGGAACTCGAGCAACTGAAAACGATTCGCCGCGCCGAAGTGGCAGAACGCATCCACTCGGCGAAAGAAGAAGGAGACATTACCGAGAACTCGGCGTACGACGAAGCCAAGAACGAGCAGGCGTTCGTCGAAGGGCGCATCATGACGATTGAGCAGATGCTCAAGAACGCCGTGATGATTGACGCGATGCGCGCGAGCGACCAGGTCGGCATCGGCTCGTACGTCGCCGTGCTCGAACGCGGCGAAGACGACGACGAGATGTTTCAAATCGTCGGCTCTGCCGAAGCGGACCCGAGCCGTGGACGCATCTCGAACGAATCGCCGGTCGGCAGAGCGTTGCTGGGCAAGCGCGTTGGCGAAGAAGTCAAAGTGCCGATTCCTGACGGCGTGCGGTACCTGAAAATCACAGAGATTCGATAA
- a CDS encoding DUF998 domain-containing protein: protein MPASQASPSKQMRATWFAGVSLASALFALAAVALLHLLSPEFDPITRPMSDYAVGRFGFLMASAICALGVSVLSLARALSACARRAGITLLNLAGVTYIVAGIFPSDALPDETVISVAGAVHFIAGYAASPMIVSAAILLARSNASSREPRAFAFALALWATLITLVVVNTLHLNVGGFGQRIFMGMIWLWVFLTARRAGKSLDL, encoded by the coding sequence ATGCCCGCTAGCCAAGCGTCGCCAAGTAAACAGATGCGCGCGACCTGGTTTGCGGGCGTTTCACTTGCAAGCGCGCTCTTCGCGCTTGCGGCAGTCGCGCTCTTGCATCTGCTCTCACCCGAGTTCGATCCCATCACACGACCGATGAGCGATTACGCCGTCGGTCGTTTTGGCTTTTTGATGGCGAGCGCGATTTGCGCGTTAGGCGTGAGTGTGTTGAGTTTGGCGCGCGCATTATCCGCGTGTGCGCGACGCGCGGGGATCACACTTTTGAACCTTGCCGGCGTCACTTACATTGTCGCCGGAATTTTTCCGTCGGATGCGTTGCCGGACGAGACGGTGATTTCAGTCGCCGGCGCGGTCCACTTTATCGCTGGGTACGCCGCATCGCCGATGATCGTGTCCGCCGCGATTCTGCTCGCACGGAGCAACGCATCGTCACGCGAGCCGCGCGCTTTCGCGTTTGCGCTCGCGCTGTGGGCGACGCTGATCACACTCGTTGTCGTAAATACGCTGCACCTAAACGTGGGGGGATTCGGTCAGCGGATATTTATGGGGATGATTTGGCTATGGGTTTTTCTGACGGCGCGGCGCGCGGGTAAATCACTCGATCTATAA
- the lysS gene encoding lysine--tRNA ligase: protein MLDELIARFNDQEKQRYEKMVRLRERGVATYPLRTERTHTAREAIDAFNRGETLQGVQLAGRLVSLRDMGKLTFAHLQDGSAKIQLMIRKDQVGADAYTMLLKDFDLGDFIGAAGDIVKTKTGEVTLQVARIELLAKTLSPLPEKFHGLKDTETRYRQRYLDMLASEDVRKIFLTRTRIVTAMRNYLDAHGFIEVETPVLQSLYGGAAAEPFITHHNKLDRDLYLRIADELYLKRLLIGGFERVYEISKDFRNEGIDHKHNPEFTMMECYQAYGDYTTMMTLVEELYAACALAANGSLQITRGALAIDLTPPWRRVTMRDLILETSGVDIYACPDLFTLNARIEELNLKVERHPTWGKMVDELFGTFAEPTLIQPAFVMDYPEEISPFAKRKPDNPKIVERFEAFAGTMELGNAFTELNDPVDQFTRFMEQAEQRQAGDKEAHQVDWDFIQAMMHGMPPTGGLGVGVDRMTMLLTNQESIREVIIFPQLRS, encoded by the coding sequence ATGCTCGACGAACTCATCGCGCGATTCAACGATCAGGAAAAACAACGGTACGAAAAAATGGTGCGCTTGCGCGAGCGCGGCGTCGCGACGTACCCGCTGCGAACTGAACGCACGCACACCGCGCGCGAAGCGATAGACGCGTTCAATCGCGGCGAAACGTTGCAAGGCGTGCAACTCGCCGGCCGCTTGGTGTCGTTGCGCGATATGGGCAAACTGACGTTCGCGCATTTGCAAGACGGCTCGGCGAAAATTCAACTGATGATTCGCAAAGACCAGGTCGGCGCGGACGCGTACACGATGTTGCTCAAGGATTTCGATCTCGGCGATTTCATCGGCGCGGCAGGCGACATCGTCAAGACGAAAACCGGCGAAGTCACGCTCCAGGTCGCGCGCATCGAACTGCTCGCGAAAACCCTGTCGCCCTTGCCGGAAAAATTTCACGGGTTGAAAGATACCGAGACGCGTTATCGCCAGCGTTATCTCGATATGCTCGCGAGCGAAGACGTGCGAAAAATCTTTCTCACGCGCACGCGCATCGTGACCGCGATGCGAAACTATCTCGACGCGCACGGCTTTATCGAAGTCGAAACGCCGGTGCTACAATCACTGTACGGCGGCGCGGCGGCGGAACCGTTCATCACGCATCACAACAAACTCGACCGTGATTTGTACCTTCGCATCGCGGATGAATTGTACTTGAAACGTCTGCTCATCGGCGGGTTCGAGCGCGTGTACGAAATCAGCAAGGATTTTCGCAACGAAGGCATTGATCACAAACACAATCCCGAATTCACGATGATGGAGTGCTACCAGGCGTACGGCGATTACACGACGATGATGACGCTCGTCGAAGAACTGTACGCCGCGTGCGCGCTGGCGGCGAATGGCTCGCTCCAGATCACGCGCGGCGCGCTCGCGATTGATCTCACGCCGCCCTGGCGACGCGTGACGATGCGCGATTTGATTTTGGAAACGAGCGGCGTGGATATTTACGCGTGTCCCGATCTGTTCACGCTCAACGCGCGTATCGAAGAACTGAACCTCAAAGTCGAACGGCATCCGACCTGGGGCAAGATGGTGGACGAGTTGTTCGGCACGTTTGCGGAACCGACCTTGATTCAACCGGCGTTCGTGATGGATTATCCCGAAGAGATTTCGCCGTTCGCCAAGCGAAAACCGGACAATCCGAAAATCGTCGAACGATTCGAAGCATTTGCCGGGACGATGGAACTGGGCAACGCGTTTACCGAACTGAACGACCCGGTAGATCAGTTCACGCGTTTTATGGAACAGGCGGAACAGCGTCAAGCCGGCGACAAGGAAGCGCATCAAGTAGACTGGGATTTCATCCAAGCGATGATGCACGGGATGCCGCCGACCGGCGGACTCGGCGTCGGCGTGGATCGCATGACGATGCTGTTGACGAATCAAGAATCCATTCGCGAGGTCATCATCTTTCCGCAATTACGGAGTTGA
- a CDS encoding MazG family protein produces MSITILGLGHGDPNALTLQARAILEAAHEIYLRTREHPTVAALPPHLRVHSFDHLYEELDDFDAIYSAMADMMVTHAERGDVVFAVPGHPLFGETSVQKILAQARAKNIAARVIAGVSFVDAACVALALDPLARGLQIADATDLARQHFPRLDPDQPALIGQLYSRAIASDCKLTLMMLYPAEHGVTRVDAAGTDKQRVMTASLAEMDRVDDFGLLTTLYVPPLARPSGVNALAEIVAQLRAPNGCPWDREQTHQSLRNDFLEECYEVLETLDDNDIEHLREELGDLLLHVLFQAQIAAESGEFLLSDVAADISAKLVRRHPHVFGDVKVNGTAEIIANWDKIKQGENGGKPKMNGIPRTLPALPRAQKVAKRDKVKANLKAIAAQVEKLSRARHRDKALGEILFALAAYAQEKHLDAETALRSVAK; encoded by the coding sequence ATGAGCATCACCATTCTGGGATTGGGGCACGGCGATCCAAACGCCTTGACGCTCCAAGCGCGCGCGATACTTGAAGCCGCGCACGAAATTTATTTGCGGACGCGCGAACATCCAACCGTCGCGGCGTTGCCGCCGCATTTGCGCGTGCATTCCTTCGATCATCTCTACGAAGAGCTGGACGATTTCGACGCGATTTATTCCGCGATGGCGGACATGATGGTCACGCACGCTGAGCGCGGCGATGTGGTATTCGCCGTGCCAGGTCATCCGCTCTTTGGCGAAACGAGCGTGCAAAAAATTTTGGCGCAGGCGCGCGCGAAAAATATCGCGGCGCGCGTGATCGCCGGTGTGAGTTTCGTAGACGCCGCGTGCGTCGCGCTCGCGCTCGATCCGCTCGCGCGCGGTCTGCAAATCGCGGACGCGACCGATTTGGCGCGCCAGCATTTTCCGCGCCTGGATCCCGACCAGCCCGCGCTGATCGGACAACTGTACAGTCGCGCCATCGCGAGCGATTGCAAGTTGACGCTGATGATGCTCTATCCTGCAGAGCATGGTGTCACGCGCGTGGACGCGGCGGGCACGGACAAACAACGCGTGATGACCGCGTCGCTCGCGGAGATGGATCGCGTGGATGATTTCGGATTGCTGACGACGCTCTACGTACCGCCGCTCGCGCGACCGAGCGGCGTGAACGCGCTCGCGGAGATCGTCGCGCAACTGCGCGCGCCGAACGGCTGTCCCTGGGATCGCGAGCAAACGCATCAATCGCTCCGCAACGATTTTCTCGAAGAGTGCTACGAGGTGCTCGAAACGCTCGACGACAACGACATCGAGCATCTGCGCGAAGAATTGGGCGATTTGCTTTTACACGTCTTGTTCCAGGCGCAAATCGCCGCCGAGTCCGGCGAATTTTTGTTGAGCGATGTCGCGGCGGACATTTCCGCGAAACTGGTGCGGCGACACCCGCACGTGTTCGGCGACGTGAAGGTGAACGGCACCGCGGAGATTATCGCGAACTGGGACAAGATCAAGCAAGGCGAGAACGGCGGCAAGCCAAAAATGAACGGCATTCCACGCACGTTGCCCGCGCTGCCGCGCGCGCAAAAAGTGGCAAAGCGCGATAAGGTGAAAGCGAATCTGAAAGCGATTGCCGCGCAAGTCGAAAAACTCTCACGCGCGCGCCATCGCGACAAGGCGCTCGGCGAAATCTTGTTCGCGCTCGCGGCGTACGCGCAAGAGAAACATTTGGATGCGGAGACCGCGCTGAGAAGTGTAGCAAAATAG
- a CDS encoding response regulator transcription factor, which translates to MSIRVLIVDDQEIVRQGLAIILRGQPDLQVVGLAEDGERAITLAREHQPDIALMDIKMPKLNGIQATQKIAQVSKATQVIILTTFDTDELIFAGIRAGARGYLLKDAPSDALLDAIRRVHAGESILNATVARKLLEEFSRVSKSNKPAASAEPLIEELTEREVEILRLLMEGLANKEIGANLGLAEGTVKNHVSAILAKLHANDRTHAVVNALRQGIVEL; encoded by the coding sequence ATGAGCATCCGTGTGTTGATTGTGGACGATCAGGAAATCGTTCGCCAAGGTTTGGCGATCATCTTGCGCGGGCAACCGGACTTGCAAGTGGTCGGACTCGCCGAGGATGGCGAACGCGCGATCACGCTCGCGCGCGAGCATCAGCCGGACATTGCGCTGATGGACATCAAGATGCCGAAGCTGAACGGCATCCAGGCGACGCAGAAAATCGCGCAGGTGAGCAAGGCAACCCAGGTCATCATTCTCACGACATTCGATACCGACGAACTGATTTTCGCCGGAATTCGCGCCGGCGCGCGCGGCTATCTGCTCAAGGACGCGCCGAGCGATGCGTTGCTCGACGCGATTCGCCGCGTGCATGCCGGCGAAAGCATCCTCAACGCGACGGTCGCGCGTAAACTGCTCGAAGAATTTTCGCGCGTGTCGAAATCGAACAAGCCCGCGGCGAGCGCCGAGCCGCTTATCGAGGAACTGACCGAACGCGAAGTGGAAATCTTGCGCTTGCTGATGGAAGGATTGGCGAACAAGGAGATCGGCGCGAACCTGGGTCTCGCCGAAGGCACGGTCAAGAATCACGTCAGCGCGATCCTCGCGAAACTCCACGCGAATGACCGCACCCACGCGGTCGTGAACGCGCTGCGCCAAGGAATTGTCGAATTATAG